A genomic segment from Candidatus Korarchaeum cryptofilum OPF8 encodes:
- the cas6 gene encoding CRISPR-associated endoribonuclease Cas6, producing MISIIEVEATSQGDGVIPFTGPFFRAAVLRSISSQDPLLAKALELSSKKIFVEALRKERKQMPCGSLEEPVYMGSEYRGSIIIFNDNVISDAIKSWVFKKPTITIKDIPFKVTSYSQQEINILDFIQESPCRNFRLRFLTPTCFKRTTSQYCYLYPNPRLIVSSLASAWNALSPKKGPETRLVATWADLSVVETGYELCTTKPVEMSGEKTFVGFMGWVNYKVIDHPEWHRSSHEEMATWLATYLMFGELIGVGYMRNMGFGRIKFEVKRK from the coding sequence ATGATCTCGATAATAGAGGTTGAAGCGACCAGTCAGGGGGACGGAGTGATACCTTTCACGGGGCCTTTCTTCAGGGCCGCTGTGCTGAGATCGATATCCTCTCAGGATCCTCTGCTCGCAAAAGCCCTGGAATTATCCTCCAAAAAGATATTCGTTGAGGCCCTCAGAAAGGAGAGGAAACAGATGCCTTGCGGCTCCTTAGAGGAGCCTGTTTACATGGGCTCGGAGTACAGGGGATCGATAATAATATTTAATGATAATGTGATAAGCGATGCAATAAAATCATGGGTATTCAAGAAACCGACTATAACAATAAAAGATATTCCATTTAAAGTGACATCATACTCGCAGCAGGAGATAAATATACTTGACTTCATTCAGGAGAGTCCGTGCAGGAATTTCAGGCTCCGCTTCCTCACACCCACGTGCTTCAAGAGGACGACTTCTCAGTACTGCTACCTCTATCCAAACCCCAGGCTTATAGTCTCCTCTCTCGCTTCTGCCTGGAATGCCCTCTCACCCAAGAAAGGCCCGGAAACTAGATTAGTCGCTACCTGGGCCGATCTCAGCGTTGTAGAGACTGGATATGAATTATGCACAACTAAACCGGTGGAGATGAGTGGGGAGAAGACATTCGTCGGTTTCATGGGATGGGTGAATTATAAGGTGATAGACCATCCGGAATGGCATAGATCGTCGCATGAGGAGATGGCCACTTGGCTGGCTACTTACCTCATGTTCGGGGAGCTGATAGGAGTAGGATACATGAGGAACATGGGGTTCGGAAGGATAAAATTTGAAGTCAAGAGGAAGTAA
- the speD gene encoding S-adenosylmethionine decarboxylase yields the protein MERAFEYHVIGELFGVSRNLLEDISFVESALIESVMNSGLTLFDIITMRKPNGGVLSIAIIGESHAAVHTWPESGSITVSISSCKDAVSTWRVFWELKRIFGARDHKAIELRSGILLLERAGEDLLEAII from the coding sequence ATGGAGAGGGCCTTCGAGTACCATGTGATCGGCGAGCTTTTCGGCGTCAGCAGGAATCTACTCGAGGATATCAGTTTCGTTGAGAGCGCATTGATAGAATCCGTCATGAATTCCGGGCTCACGCTTTTCGATATAATAACGATGCGGAAACCCAATGGAGGGGTCCTGAGCATCGCGATAATAGGGGAATCTCATGCTGCCGTTCATACCTGGCCGGAGTCCGGAAGCATAACAGTCTCCATCTCCTCCTGCAAGGACGCTGTTAGCACTTGGAGGGTCTTCTGGGAGCTTAAAAGGATATTCGGGGCTAGAGATCATAAGGCAATTGAGTTAAGGAGCGGGATCCTCCTTCTGGAGAGAGCAGGGGAGGATCTGCTGGAGGCCATTATTTAA
- a CDS encoding aspartate aminotransferase family protein produces the protein MSIEEAKRFIQSAYPITYPVIFERAKGIEMWDVEGRRYLDFLAGIGVMNYGHSHPKIVKAVQEQIEKLSHVSMLYYNVPAILLAKKLAEIAPGDLRKTYYANSGTEAVESAIKLAKKYSVKVKGGTGSYIIAFDCAFHGRGGLTLTLTASHKYKKLMGHFANYPGVVHLPTPYCYRFPGDVETCKQYTLEKVDEYIKYRLGPENTAAVIIEPVIGEGGIIVPPDGWLKELEKICRENDVLLIVDEVQSGFGRTGKIFGHEWENVRADIMTMAKALGAGLPLAGIMATEEVDKAWEPGDHNVTFSGNPVACAAALAGIEVLLEEKLHENALKVGNFIMGKLRDASLKPVGEVRGRGLFIGVEIVKEGKKPDPEATKRIGNEMFKRGYIMGTGGIFGNVVRIEPPLIVTMEQADKMTDDLIDVIKGLQ, from the coding sequence GTGTCGATAGAGGAGGCCAAGCGTTTCATCCAATCGGCTTATCCTATAACATATCCCGTGATTTTTGAGAGAGCTAAAGGAATTGAAATGTGGGATGTTGAAGGAAGGAGATATCTAGACTTCCTCGCTGGTATAGGGGTGATGAATTACGGTCACTCTCACCCAAAAATAGTTAAGGCTGTTCAGGAGCAGATAGAGAAGCTTTCGCATGTCTCGATGCTTTACTATAATGTCCCAGCGATACTATTAGCCAAGAAATTAGCTGAAATCGCGCCGGGGGATTTGAGGAAAACATATTACGCTAATAGCGGGACCGAGGCTGTAGAAAGCGCAATCAAGCTAGCGAAGAAATACTCCGTGAAGGTAAAGGGAGGTACAGGCTCTTACATAATCGCATTCGATTGCGCTTTCCACGGGAGAGGAGGCCTCACACTCACGCTCACTGCATCGCATAAGTACAAGAAGCTGATGGGCCACTTCGCCAACTATCCCGGAGTCGTCCACCTCCCCACTCCCTATTGCTACAGGTTCCCCGGGGATGTTGAGACTTGCAAGCAGTACACACTTGAGAAAGTCGATGAATACATAAAGTACCGCCTTGGGCCTGAGAACACGGCAGCCGTCATAATAGAGCCGGTGATAGGGGAAGGAGGAATAATAGTGCCTCCGGATGGATGGTTGAAGGAGTTAGAGAAGATATGCAGGGAAAATGATGTGCTACTAATTGTCGATGAAGTTCAGAGCGGATTTGGAAGAACTGGAAAGATATTTGGACATGAATGGGAGAACGTGAGAGCTGATATAATGACAATGGCCAAGGCCTTAGGCGCGGGCCTTCCTCTAGCTGGTATAATGGCAACGGAGGAGGTTGATAAAGCTTGGGAGCCTGGAGACCATAATGTGACATTCTCAGGCAATCCTGTCGCTTGTGCAGCCGCTTTAGCTGGTATAGAGGTATTATTAGAGGAGAAGCTGCATGAGAACGCACTTAAAGTCGGTAATTTCATAATGGGTAAGCTGAGAGATGCCTCTCTGAAGCCCGTGGGTGAAGTGAGGGGAAGGGGCCTCTTCATAGGTGTCGAGATCGTGAAGGAGGGGAAGAAACCGGATCCGGAGGCGACTAAGAGGATAGGGAATGAGATGTTCAAGAGAGGATACATAATGGGGACTGGCGGTATCTTCGGGAATGTGGTGAGGATAGAGCCTCCTCTCATCGTGACTATGGAGCAGGCGGACAAGATGACAGATGATTTGATAGATGTGATCAAGGGGCTTCAGTAG
- a CDS encoding PUA domain-containing protein — translation MIRIKFKKYFLTLKESRQLIDRAISEIPGMDEVFQRRKISLQVLEVPLRDDVAKVYYLQDTPILIEFPDGRLIPFLTAVEKLKLPIPRVVVDLGAVKPIASGADVMGPGIKDVEGKFNPGDIVAVVDEKIKAVIALGIAQRSSDEAKERGKTIKNIHHAGDALWRAVATEMG, via the coding sequence GTGATCCGAATAAAGTTCAAGAAATACTTTTTAACGCTTAAGGAGAGCAGGCAGCTCATAGATAGGGCTATCTCCGAGATACCTGGGATGGATGAGGTATTTCAGAGGAGGAAGATCTCCCTTCAGGTATTGGAGGTCCCCCTGAGGGATGATGTCGCGAAAGTCTATTACCTCCAAGATACCCCAATACTAATAGAATTTCCTGATGGCAGGCTCATACCCTTCCTAACCGCCGTAGAGAAACTGAAGTTACCGATACCCAGAGTCGTCGTAGATCTAGGTGCCGTTAAGCCCATCGCGAGCGGAGCCGACGTGATGGGTCCGGGGATCAAAGATGTCGAGGGAAAATTTAACCCCGGCGACATCGTCGCTGTCGTCGATGAGAAAATTAAGGCTGTAATAGCCCTCGGAATAGCTCAGAGATCTAGCGATGAGGCCAAGGAGAGGGGAAAAACTATTAAAAATATTCACCATGCAGGAGACGCGTTATGGAGGGCTGTGGCAACTGAAATGGGGTGA
- a CDS encoding TIM barrel protein, whose protein sequence is MLIDRIRFGPAGYPIDAPKERAFSYLREIGLDAMEYQAVRAIPKNEDVLSWVRKEASENDIMLSLHAPYAINLCSEEKGEASIKRLIDSGIAASKMGAGHITFHPGYYGKMSGEDALRAAIEALKRVRDGLNSLGINLELGPETTGKPSQLGSLDEVLRMSEEVDGVRPTIDFAHIHAREGGSIRGRGDYERILRTIEGRLGDLNGLIIHFTEVELAKSGIGERMHHDLGSGYGPPFEPLAEIIAEYGLRWIVISESPLLERDSVKMRALYMSALSKVKDL, encoded by the coding sequence GTGCTAATCGATAGGATCAGGTTCGGGCCCGCTGGCTATCCGATAGATGCTCCGAAGGAGAGGGCCTTCTCCTACTTGAGGGAAATAGGTCTAGATGCCATGGAGTATCAGGCTGTGAGGGCGATACCGAAGAATGAAGATGTACTCTCCTGGGTGAGGAAGGAAGCCTCTGAAAACGATATAATGCTCTCCTTACATGCCCCATATGCGATAAACCTCTGCTCCGAGGAGAAGGGGGAGGCTAGTATCAAGAGGCTGATAGATTCCGGAATAGCCGCTAGCAAGATGGGTGCAGGCCATATTACATTCCACCCAGGTTACTATGGGAAGATGAGTGGCGAAGATGCCCTTAGGGCAGCTATAGAAGCGCTGAAGAGGGTAAGGGATGGACTGAATTCTCTCGGGATAAATTTGGAGCTAGGACCTGAGACGACGGGTAAGCCATCCCAACTGGGATCCTTGGATGAGGTTCTGAGGATGTCTGAGGAGGTGGATGGAGTGAGGCCCACTATAGATTTCGCGCACATCCACGCGAGGGAGGGAGGAAGCATAAGGGGCAGAGGGGATTATGAGAGGATCCTTAGGACCATTGAGGGGAGGCTGGGGGATCTGAACGGTCTCATAATACACTTCACCGAGGTCGAGCTCGCTAAATCGGGAATTGGAGAGAGGATGCACCACGATCTGGGTTCGGGCTATGGACCTCCATTCGAGCCCTTAGCTGAGATCATAGCGGAATATGGATTGAGATGGATCGTAATATCCGAGTCCCCGTTGCTAGAGAGGGACTCCGTTAAGATGAGGGCCCTCTACATGAGCGCGCTCAGCAAGGTGAAAGATTTATAA
- a CDS encoding AAA family ATPase, which produces MGSGCLGKPIVLIVGLPGSGKDEASKALEEALGYKIIRMSDLLIEEVERRGLRKTRESLRSVGIELRRERGASVIAKLAIETIKRSPPPRCYVVNGIRNIEEIDEFKKEFGEDVITIAILSSKWLRFIRTSLRKREGFDRGSYEEFLREDREEIETFHLGDALAYADHFLLNDGCLEEFKWKLLSLVTG; this is translated from the coding sequence ATGGGATCTGGGTGCCTAGGCAAGCCCATCGTCCTGATAGTGGGACTGCCCGGGAGCGGGAAGGATGAGGCCTCTAAAGCGCTCGAGGAAGCTCTGGGATATAAGATCATAAGGATGAGCGATTTATTAATCGAGGAGGTTGAGAGGAGAGGGTTGAGGAAAACCAGGGAGAGCTTAAGATCTGTTGGTATTGAGCTAAGGAGGGAGAGGGGGGCTAGCGTTATCGCCAAGCTAGCTATAGAGACCATCAAGAGATCCCCTCCCCCCCGATGCTATGTCGTAAATGGTATAAGAAATATCGAGGAAATTGATGAATTCAAAAAAGAGTTTGGGGAAGACGTGATAACAATAGCAATATTATCCTCTAAATGGTTGAGGTTCATCAGAACGTCCCTCAGGAAGAGGGAGGGTTTCGATAGGGGGAGCTATGAGGAATTCCTGAGGGAGGACAGGGAGGAGATAGAGACCTTCCATCTCGGGGATGCCCTCGCTTATGCAGATCACTTCCTCCTCAACGATGGATGCCTTGAGGAGTTCAAATGGAAGCTCCTTTCCCTAGTCACCGGCTGA
- a CDS encoding radical SAM protein → MWFLRPDCLTAFEEREIRDSIPRYIDVVEGRKLPLFKLSKIIRLEPTDDLWKAHEEGLRILREILEKDETPKRGEEGISLLDVKAYLSLELAGKCRFCEWRCGVNRIEGESGACRVKETRVSSAFIHMGEEPPVSPSGTIFFSGCNFKCIYCQNWDISQFPESGRVVSPEKLAALMDDLRRRGVRNINLVGGEPTPNIHTIMLSLRYASEDFPVIWNSNMYMSEEGMKLLLGIVDLWLPDFKYWEDECARTLSGIPRYSEVVRRNLSMAYEFPPGEIIVRHLVLPNHVECCTKPILTWVARNIPRALVNIMDQYRPEYRAHQVPRMNRRVSSDEMREAFELADSLKLRWRSVSR, encoded by the coding sequence ATGTGGTTCCTGAGGCCGGATTGTCTCACAGCATTTGAGGAAAGGGAGATAAGGGATTCCATACCCCGTTACATAGATGTAGTTGAGGGCAGGAAACTGCCCCTCTTCAAGCTCTCGAAGATAATAAGGCTTGAGCCCACGGACGATCTCTGGAAAGCCCATGAAGAAGGATTGAGGATCCTCAGGGAGATTTTGGAGAAGGATGAGACCCCCAAGAGGGGAGAGGAGGGGATATCCCTCCTGGATGTTAAAGCATATCTGTCCCTAGAGCTCGCAGGGAAATGTAGGTTCTGCGAGTGGAGATGCGGCGTCAACAGGATCGAGGGAGAATCCGGAGCTTGCAGGGTAAAAGAAACGAGGGTCTCGAGCGCCTTCATCCACATGGGAGAAGAGCCTCCAGTGAGCCCATCAGGTACGATATTCTTCTCCGGCTGCAACTTCAAATGTATATACTGCCAGAACTGGGATATATCCCAATTTCCCGAATCCGGTAGGGTAGTATCCCCTGAGAAACTGGCAGCTCTGATGGATGATCTCAGGAGGAGGGGCGTCAGGAACATAAACTTGGTCGGCGGGGAGCCGACTCCCAATATTCATACGATAATGCTCTCCCTCAGATACGCATCTGAGGATTTTCCAGTGATATGGAACTCGAATATGTACATGAGTGAGGAGGGCATGAAGCTCCTACTAGGTATCGTAGATCTCTGGTTGCCTGACTTCAAGTATTGGGAGGATGAATGCGCCAGGACCTTGAGCGGGATTCCGAGATACTCCGAAGTCGTCAGGAGGAACTTATCCATGGCCTACGAATTCCCGCCCGGTGAAATTATAGTCAGGCATCTGGTCCTGCCAAATCATGTAGAATGCTGCACTAAGCCGATACTGACATGGGTGGCGAGGAACATACCGAGGGCCCTCGTGAACATAATGGACCAGTATAGGCCGGAGTATAGAGCGCATCAAGTACCCCGGATGAATAGGAGGGTCAGCTCTGATGAGATGAGGGAGGCGTTCGAACTCGCTGATAGCCTCAAGTTGAGATGGAGATCGGTCAGCCGGTGA